In Kordiimonas sp. SCSIO 12610, the following are encoded in one genomic region:
- a CDS encoding PAS domain-containing protein: MTYTDGFEQFLDIWDQLPKEGKTQLPLRSSISPASFGELMANIGLAEFIAPQNLTFFYYGSKIETLSSMLLTGKNYYSLLSEEFYPAMAAFHKQIFGVPCGAYVEDLIQTSSGNKYLFRNLQYPLLDDNGIPKFMLVFANARKPADDKSMRMQKKLKASTIKTLNYIDLGSGAPSHYVEDFTFYSG; encoded by the coding sequence ATGACGTATACAGATGGTTTTGAGCAATTTTTGGACATTTGGGACCAGTTGCCGAAAGAGGGAAAAACACAGCTGCCACTCCGCAGCAGTATCTCTCCGGCCAGCTTTGGTGAATTGATGGCAAATATCGGCTTGGCTGAATTCATCGCCCCGCAAAACCTGACATTCTTTTACTATGGCAGCAAAATTGAAACGCTATCCAGTATGCTTCTTACTGGGAAAAACTATTATAGTCTTTTGTCGGAAGAATTTTACCCAGCAATGGCCGCGTTCCACAAACAAATTTTTGGGGTACCATGCGGTGCATATGTTGAAGACCTGATACAAACGTCGAGCGGGAACAAATATTTATTCAGGAACTTACAATACCCACTTTTAGACGATAATGGCATCCCTAAATTCATGCTTGTTTTTGCAAATGCACGAAAACCCGCTGATGATAAAAGCATGCGGATGCAAAAGAAACTGAAGGCATCCACGATTAAAACCCTAAACTATATTGACTTGGGCTCTGGGGCACCCAGCCATTATGTTGAAGACTTTACCTTTTATTCAGGATAA